A genomic window from Pocillopora verrucosa isolate sample1 chromosome 7, ASM3666991v2, whole genome shotgun sequence includes:
- the LOC131775784 gene encoding polycystin-1-like protein 2 isoform X2: MLYCIAFVFAKRADRRDLAKHGSRILLETEESPLVHQYELTISTGVWSDSGTTAEVTMVFYGSHGNSRPITVRGDLHPSRLLLSRGSVNKYLVSLPGSLGTLSHAYVWHDNSGESPSWFLDYIVVKEQETSQKWKFLCNQWFSPDKDDGKIARKLLVETTNSFPEFQEAFRARLSGTLYEKHLWMSLVSKRPGNSFTRTQRVTCCLSVIFNAMLANAMFFNLGGEPTESTIKLGPLKISMKQIIITIQSCLIIAPINFLIVALFKNSRSKLDKYCCNQSSEKEDQDSVEVDDDGNKPLHHIFLYVAWFLSLATAITSATVVFFYSLMWGKETADNWLSSILMSITMDILAVQPVRLVMLAAAAAMIITRANRTKGKLSSKKSCMAVEDDEPPDIFKGALPDAMQLECYKKDRVNEKKTMSAFKSLISFVSFLLILGIVCYGNQDYHQYLIGREVKALLPRSEKVHEALGLWTWLINIYAPAM, encoded by the exons ATGTTGTATTGTATCGCCTTCGTCTTCGCCAAGAGGGCGGATAGAAGAGATCTCGCTAAG cATGGGTCCAGGATTCTGTTGGAAACAGAGGAGTCCCCTCTCGTCCACCAATATGAGCTCACAATCAGTACAGGTGTGTGGTCAGATAGTGGTACAACAGCCGAAGTTACCATGGTGTTTTACGGTAGCCATGGCAACAGTAGACCAATTACTGTGCGTGGGGATCTTCATCCTTCTCGGTTGCTACTTTCCCGCGGTAGTGTCAACAAGTACCTTGTCTCACTACCGGGATCCCTTGGAACATTAAGCCACGCTTATGTTTGGCATGACAATTCCGGAGAAAGTCCTTCTTGGTTCCTGGACTACATTGTTGTTAAAGAACAAGAAACGAgtcaaaaatggaaatttttatgCAATCAGTGGTTTTCTCCCGATAAGGACGATGGAAAAATTGCTAGAAAGTTGTTGGTCGAAACCACTAACTCATTTCCTGAATTTCAAGAGGCATTTCGCGCGCGCCTGTCTGGTACGCTGTATGAAAAACATTTATGGATGTCTTTAGTTTCTAAACGGCCGGGAAATTCATTTACACGCACTCAACGCGTCACCTGTTGTTTGTCCGTCATATTCAACGCCATGCTGGCCAATGCAATGTTTTTTAACTTGGGCGGTGAACCAACGGAGAGTACAATCAAACTTGGTCCATTAAAGATTTCGATGAAGCAAATCATAATAACGATTCAAAGCTGCTTGATAATAGCTCCCATCAATTTCCTCATTGTTGCCCTCTTCAAAAACTCCAGGTCAAAACTCGACAAGTACTGTTGCAATCAGTCTAGTGAAAAGGAAGATCAAGATTCCGTGGAAGTGGATGACGATGGAAACAAGCCCCTGcaccatatttttctttacgtTGCTTGGTTTCTTTCTTTGGCCACTGCCATAACCTCTGCCACAGTCGTGTTCTTCTACAGTCTTATGTGGGGTAAAGAGACGGCTGATAATTGGCTTTCATCAATCCTGATGTCCATAACAATGGACATCCTTGCGGTTCAACCTGTGCGTCTTGTTATGCTAGCCGCTGCCGCCGCCATGATAATAACCAGAGCAAATAGAACAAAAGGGAAGCTCTCGTCTAAGAAAAG TTGCATGGCCGTGGAGGACGATGAACCACCTGACATTTTTAAGGGAGCCTTACCAGATGCCATGCAACTGGAATGTTACAAAAAGGACAGAGTCAATGAGAAGAAAACCATGTCAGCATTCAAAtctttgatttcctttgtttcatttttgttgataCTTGGTATTGTGTGTTATGGAAACCAAGATTATCACCAATATCTGATAGGTAGAGAAGTCAAGGCCCTTTTACCTCGAAGTGAAAAG GTACATGAGGCGTTGGGATTGTGGACGTGGTTGATTAACATTTATGCTCCTGCTATGTAG
- the LOC131775784 gene encoding polycystin-2-like isoform X1 has translation MYISDKSSVLIGMPRIRQLRIVRVSCPKILVEIYNVTEVCYPNYAICCEDKTPMYLPKWKLPPTNVSRSSFDILCPKPWRYHTSEEINNLPKVTPRGTYGGGGYVADLGYDLQTARNVMKKLNENSWIDRRTRAVVLEFNIFNSNMNILVVAQYFFEFLPTGGVFKYVSVQMLNLYGTETGLVQLVLLCRLLLLIMIIAFSVVQVVKMYRQRKSYLKKIWNWLILALIITSITSVVLHIIREKAMEDIIKELQKNIYAMVGFHKPLRLMHFETAALSIVIFLATVKLLRLLRFSKQTVFLSITVRFAGKYLLSFSFVFIIIFCSFAMSGMMAFGSVVESYSGFPRACVAQFEFLLGKAMPTFQMAKVNPFLSFLFSSLYICTMTVFFLNLIIVILNCALEEVKDNLDSVADELDLAEFMISYLFRSISNLFGWKKPKKLYCERTTFEDGCAYVKKCLTEIDHRLLVLSEDTFPTELLQKVRMVYTSPCQTQSKLVNSEPGSDSKTPSSHQEDGGIMRQEETLDNPEREVVVEEDGIPSKFTMKEMIQDCKQMVNRPTTPSQIYLETKYEQTPFKCANTC, from the exons ATGTACATCAGTGACAAGAGCTCTGTTTTGATTGGCATGCCAAGGATCAGACAACTGAGGATCGTAAGAG TCTCTTGTCCAAAGATACTCGTGGAAATCTATAACGTTACTGAAGTTTGCTATCCTAACTATGCCATTTGCTGCGAAGATAAAACACCAATGTACCTCCCGAAATGGAAACTTCCCCCAACTAACGTTTCACGTTCTTCGTTCGATATATTATGTCCAAAGCCTTGGCGGTATCATACctcagaagaaataaataatttaccgAAAGTAACCCCTCGAGGAACGTATGGAGGAGGTGGTTATGTTGCCGATCTAGGCTACGACTTGCAAACAGCAAGAAACGTtatgaagaaattaaatgagAACAGCTGGATCGATCGGCGAACTCGAGCTGTCGTCTTGGaatttaacattttcaacagTAACATGAACATCCTCGTGGTCGCACAGTACTTCTTCGAATTCCTGCCAACAGGTGGTGTTTTCAAGTACGTAAGTGTGCAAATGTTGAACTTGTATGGAACAGAGACTGGTTTAGTGCAGCTTGTCTTACTATGTCGTCTTCTTCTCCTGATCATGATCATTGCCTTCAGTGTAGTACAAGTGGTCAAAATGTACCGTCAAAGAAAGTCATACctcaaaaaaatttggaactGGCTTATTCTTGCTCTCATCATTACTTCTATAACATCTGTAGTTCTTCACATCATTCGAGAGAAGGCCATGGAAGACATCATAAAGGAACTCCAGAAGAACATTTATGCCATGGTCGGCTTCCACAAACCTTTACGTTTGATGCACTTTGAAACTGCCGCTCTGTCCATCGTCATCTTTCTGGCGACAGTTAAGCTGCTGAGACTCCTACGCTTTAGCAAGCAAACAGTATTTCTGTCGATAACAGTTCGATTTGCTGGAAAATATCTGTTGTCCTTCTCGTTcgttttcattatcattttctGTTCGTTTGCCATGTCTGGTATGATGGCATTTGGATCTGTTGTGGAGTCCTATTCCGGTTTCCCCCGTGCTTGTGTGGCTCAGTTTGAATTCCTACTCGGAAAGGCTATGCCTACTTTTCAAATGGCAAAAGTAAacccttttctttcctttttgttttccagCCTTTACATTTGCACTATGACTGTCTTTTTCCTCAATCTTATCATCGTCATTTTGAACTGCGCTTTGGAGGAGGTTAAGGATAATTTAGATTCTGTGGCAGATGAGCTCGACTTGGCCGAATTTATGATTAGTTATTTATTTCGAAGCATTTCTAATTTATTTGGCTGGAAAAAACCCAAGAAACTTTACTGCGAAAGAACGACCTTTGAAGATGGGTGCGCCTATGTTAAGAAATGTCTTACAGAGATCGATCATAGACTGTTGGTATTGTCAGAGGACACCTTTCCAACAGAACTTTTGCAGAAAGTTCGAATGGTGTATACATCTCCTTGCCAAACACAGTCTAAGTTGGTTAACAGTGAACCAGGTTCTGACAGCAAAACACCGTCCTCTCACCAAGAAGATGGAGGAATTATGAGACAAGAAGAAACTCTTGACAATCCCGAGAGAGAAGTTGTAGTGGAAGAGGACGGCATTCCTTCGAAATTcacaatgaaagaaatgatacaGGATTGCAAACAAATGGTAAATCGACCGACCACGCCTTCGCAGATATATTTAGAAACTAAATACGAACAGACGCCTTTTAAATGTGCGAACACCTGTTGA
- the LOC131775801 gene encoding uncharacterized protein, with the protein MDRLRKNFPFSCKVTFILFVASHNLLAPAVNFLVKADSYKRWSLNNNDDEIEKKGTVTSKPSPVGWGIYLDGSPDTYVKLKGYKEQCLGKPSQCDFTIGFLMKIIPQSGVQFYFGNKVDGLLYEGVNIYQNHNGRLRVEVLGNTTCCKYVITPPQGVWFYLGIVWNRVGTLGLYYDPLSSFSVPYYHCGGRIDGLVRNGTYHLGRYTYPTAYYDNLEIWYSKQSHIVFDERWKAAFDVSGQYTVIQLTIIFPYLQYKAGDVDQDEFSNKVKELFINDAHFRDIKNVSVSQSDDSKTAVSFTLEFNRTQDLWESILNLQLAMENGTLLRSPGVFDEDSCQNTDDSHFFCEIPANFTIARVHASAAEIVLDQVFLEPHENYFFGYRVLYKNLDDPNSNWAIKENIRRYLPPNAVEHKISSLKSYTKYSFRVFAASFKSAGLISEAIELRTDESTPSIGPEIVASRSTSPTSIYVQWNHTIPENKVNGILIGYTVHWNDGRFDHGHPYSSKGVKDLELNATNYTITSLHEYWPYSISVAGRTSKGAGIRTLRKVTTIDDAPSEAPYNIQLHMVNATTLNAIWQDVRLIHQNGIILGYRVRFHHADGGLLLWNMTVRPDVHDFLFSSLSIFQNYSVQMQAYARKGDGPWSNKVYQLTDESTPINSPVNLRAYNVSSREIKVLWNYDHNPRLVLGRLQGFTLYFQEANASDIFPEEANLKTFETRNKTLRSKIAAELKIYRLYNITIAARTAKGTGPTNESFVVRTHGEVPGASPQALTAYNTSKSSIYARWQEIVEDKQHGIMLGYKLFVYELTGNGSKTVENRTYGLDKVETNFTRLKIFTKYRIEVLGFNNYGDGPIVAVDLFTEESVPSQPPSNFTAYNESSTILLATWKPVPKCCRLGIIRVNTSVFEGVLDGLNAFTTYACSVRAFTIKGDGPPSSDILVKTEEEAPRVAPTTFQGINSSSTSISLQWSNISAMDVAGVLRNFHIAYRELDTADNTTHTVTVPLANLTFELTDLRKYTNYSIEIMGVTKFVGIGTEPIIVSTDEDIPSLPPQDIKLQNSSSTSIFVQWKPIPKHNVHGKLLGIKLLYRSAPRDNSIVFRSHARRSIVSDWSVYTDITLPPNALSYNITSLEKFTNYSVEILGFTSKGDGNVSHRFIVSTDEDVPSMPPASLTPISRSGDFKMDVSWEPVPDGFVHGILLGYRIYYRKVQELGRASTSETEAVSVGPFEQNTTVTMLKNFAVYDLQIAAFTIKGVGVLTDIKDGSTCRCPREFKTTWYPFPPYITYENGTVGGFIPRILEGAVEYCCSDCVLANGKPATTIDFVLDGKGGLAQKSGVEALISSIDSQTDFSTPVNGFQGQTHYSLYRYVKLAESPGVGFITVMNPHEKAIAIANVFIRSWPLLLLSIIMMVAVGIIMWLLDARSNSQEFPGSFTRGAPEGLWWAFVTSTTVGYGDRCPRGVFARLFAISWTLSGLVLIAILTGRVATVLTEFGYKGPYIQLYGAEVAAIANNSDFRLGVRKNARMNTVRNYMSYEEISRALADQEVKGALVDLYVLSSHNHLFNDPRFRIVRIYDFKTSYGVVLAGNSMKLEQCFTEHIKAYSGSVFQKIEDNIKFLREPDHSPAEQNSTELFNITSPQFIIAVSIIGSLLILACVLGVVYERRRKKPEVLIKSKDLKNEMSQVLHSFIARLKEKVEVISKRHRAERFHLKHTERERDQQAASTVQKCYEVLSLRDIQQEWSPRDGTVRSVTPSLPSTNLYNLRPRLFSEARYDSSPNVVTSRKLPLRRKSGFNLPVPLEPEVRIMDQTNL; encoded by the exons ATGGATCGGTTGAggaaaaactttcctttttcatgCAAG GTAACGTTTATTCTATTCGTGGCATCACACAATCTTCTTGCTCCAGCGGTTAACTTCTTGGTCAAAGCAG aTTCCTATAAAAGATGGAGCTTAAATAATAACGACgatgaaattgaaaagaagGGGACCGTAACATCGAAGCCATCACCAGTAGGATGGGGCATCTATCTTGATGGATCACCGGACACCTACGTCAAACTAAAAGGTTACAAAGAGCAATGTTTGGGAAAACCTTCGCAATGTGACTTTACCATCGGGTTTCTTATGAAAATTATTCCCCAATCCGGAGTGCAGTTTTACTTTGGGAATAAAGTGGACGGACTTTTGTACGAAGGTGTAAACATATACCAAAATCATAATGGCAGATTACGAGTAGAAGTTTTAGGCAATACTACTTGCTGCAAATACGTCATAACGCCACCCCAAGGAGTGTGGTTTTATCTGGGGATTGTTTGGAACAGGGTAGGAACCTTGGGTTTGTATTATGACCCCTTATCCAGCTTTTCTGTCCCTTATTACCACTGTGGAGGTAGAATCGACGGACTGGTAAGGAATGGCACGTACCACCTAGGCAGATACACTTACCCTACTGCGTACTATGACAATTTAGAGATTTGGTATTCCAAACAGTCTCATATTGTTTTTGATGAGAGGTGGAAAGCAGCATTTG ATGTTAGTGGACAATATACGGTTATACAATTGACCATTATCTTCCCTTACCTGCAATACAAGGCTGGAGACGTTGATCAGGACGAGTTTTCCAACAAA GTTAAGGAATTATTCATTAACGACGCGCATTTTCGAGACATCAAGAACGTCTCAGTTTCTCAAAG CGATGACAGTAAAACAGCAGTATCATTTACTTTGGAATTTAATCGCACTCAAGACCTTTGGGAATCCATCCTGAATTTACAACTTGCCATGGAAAATGGTACTCTTCTAAGGTCTCCTGGCGTCTTTGATGAGGATTCGTGTCAGAACACTGATGACAGCCATT ttttctgtgAGATACCTGCAAACTTTACCATAGCAAGGGTCCATGCATCCGCAGCAGAAATAGTATTGGACCAAGTTTTCCTTGAACCGCACGAAAACTATTTCTTCGGATACAGAGTCCTGTATAAAAATCTGGATGATCCCAACTCAAACTGGGCCATTAAAGAGAATATTCGCCGCTATTTGCCACCAAATGCCGTTGAGCACAAAATTTCTTCACTTAAAAGCTATACGAAATACAGCTTTCGTGTCTTTGCGGCATCGTTCAAGTCTGCTGGCCTCATCTCGGAAGCTATTGAATTGAGAACAGATGAGTCAA CTCCTAGCATTGGTCCAGAAATTGTTGCCAGCCGAAGCACCAGCCCCACTTCAATCTATGTGCAGTGGAACCACACAATTCCAGAAAATAAAGTCAATGGCATTTTGATCGGTTACACAGTCCATTGGAATGACGGACGTTTTGACCATGGTCACCCTTACAGCTCAAAGGGTGTCAAGGATCTTGAGCTTAACGCCACAAATTACACTATAACCTCACTTCACGAATACTGGCCTTATTCAATTTCTGTGGCTGGACGAACATCGAAAGGAGCTGGAATACGGACGTTGAGGAAAGTGACAACCATTGACGATG CTCCTTCAGAGGCACCGTACAACATTCAGCTTCACATGGTGAATGCAACTACTTTAAATGCTATTTGGCAAGATGTGCGTTTAATTCACCAAAATGGCATTATTCTGGGTTACCGTGTTCGCTTTCACCATGCAGATGGCGGTCTGCTATTGTGGAACATGACCGTTAGACCAGACGTCCATGATTTCCTTTTCTCTAGTCTTTCGATCTTCCAGAATTATTCGGTACAGATGCAGGCTTACGCCAGAAAAGGTGATGGGCCGTGGAGTAACAAAGTATATCAGTTGACGGATGAATCAA CCCCTATAAATTCTCCTGTCAATCTTAGAGCTTACAATGTCAGCTCACGGGAAATTAAAGTTCTTTGGAACTACGATCATAACCCTAGACTGGTTCTTGGCCGCTTGCAAGGTTTCACACTGTATTTTCAGGAGGCCAATGCCAGCGATATTTTCCCAGAAGAGgcaaacttaaaaacttttgaaactcGTAACAAAACTCTGCGAAGTAAGATCGCCGCAGAATTGAAAATATACCGGCTATACAACATTACTATAGCAGCTCGGACAGCCAAGGGTACAGGTCCCACGAACGAGTCATTTGTGGTCCGAACTCACGGTGAAG TCCCTGGCGCTTCCCCCCAGGCTCTCACTGCCTACAACACAAGTAAGTCCAGCATATATGCCCGATGGCAGGAGATAGTGGAAGACAAACAGCATGGAATCATGCTGGGATACAAGCTGTTTGTATACGAGTTAACAGGTAATGGTTCAAAAACTGTGGAAAATCGCACTTACGGGTTGGATAAAGTGGAGACTAACTTCACAAGACTAAAGATATTCACCAAATACAGGATAGAGGTTCTGGGGTTTAATAATTATGGAGACGGTCCGATTGTGGCTGTGGATTTGTTTACTGAGGAGAGCG TTCCGAGTCAGCCGCCCTCTAATTTCACAGCTTACAATGAGAGTTCCACCATACTCCTTGCCACTTGGAAACCTGTGCCCAAATGTTGTCGGCTCGGAATTATTCGAG TCAACACCTCTGTCTTTGAGGGAGTACTAGATGGATTAAACGCTTTTACGACCTACGCATGCAGTGTCAGGGCGTTTACTATCAAAGGCGACGGTCCACCCAGTTCAGATATACTTGTGAAAACTGAGGAGGAAG CACCTCGAGTAGCACCAACAACCTTTCAAGGGATAAATTCAAGTTCAACTTCTATCTCACTGCAGTGGAGTAATATTTCTGCCATGGACGTCGCCGGAGTACTTAGAAACTTTCACATCGCTTATCGCGAATTAGACACAGCTGACAACACCACGCACACCGTAACTGTGCCACTAGCGAACCTAACATTTGAATTAACTGACCTAAGGAAATACACCAACTACAGTATTGAGATTATGGGAGTTACAAAGTTTGTCGGGATAGGCACAGAACCGATAATAGTTTCCACTGATGAAGACA TTCCAAGTCTTCCTCCTCAAGACATCAAGTTGCAAAATTCCAGCTCCACAAGTATATTTGTTCAGTGGAAACCAATCCCTAAACACAACGTTCATGGTAAACTCCTGGGAATCAAGCTTTTATATCGATCTGCACCAAGAGACAACAGCATAGTGTTCAGGTCCCACGCAAGGCGTTCGATCGTGAGCGACTGGTCCGTGTACACCGATATTACTTTACCTCCGAACGCTCTTTCCTATAACATAACGTCTCTCGAGAAATTTACGAACTATTCTGTGGAAATACTGGGTTTCACCTCAAAAGGAGATGGAAATGTTAGTCACAGGTTTATTGTATCTACGGATGAGGATG ttcCTAGTATGCCGCCAGCGTCTCTTACTCCCATATCCCGCAGTGGGGACTTCAAAATGGATGTCAGTTGGGAACCAGTGCCGGATGGTTTTGTACATGGAATTCTGTTGGGATACCGCATTTACTATAGAAAGGTGCAAGAGTTAGGAAGAGCCTCTACCTCTGAGACGGAGGCTGTGTCTGTTGGACCTTTTGAACAGAACACCACAGTAACGATGCTGAAAAACTTTGCAGTTTATGATTTGCAAATTGCAGCTTTCACGATCAAAGGAGTAGGAGTGTTGACTGATATTAAAGATGGAT CGACTTGCAGGTGCCCCCGAGAGTTTAAAACGACCTGGTACCCGTTCCCCCCGTATATCACATACGAAAACGGCACCGTGGGCGGCTTCATCCCACGAATCCTGGAGGGGGCGGTGGAATATTGCTGCAGTGACTGTGTCCTCGCCAATGGCAAACCTGCAACTACTATCGACTTTGTGCTTGACGGAAAGGGAGGCCTCGCGCAGAAGAGTGGCGTCGAGGCTCTGATTAGCAGCATCGATTCACAGACCGATTTCAGTACGCCAGTGAATGGGTTCCAAGGGCAGACACATTACTCTCTGTACAGATACGTCAAACTAGCAGAGTCCCCCGGAGTGGGTTTCATCACTGTGATGAATCCACACGAAAAAGCCATCGCAATTGCAAATGTTTTTATTCGGTCATGGCCGCTGCTCCTCCTCTCCATAATCATGATGGTCGCAGTTGGAATTATAATGTGGTTGCTG GACGCCCGATCTAACAGTCAAGAGTTCCCAGGCTCTTTCACCCGAGGGGCCCCTGAGGGACTTTGGTGGGCCTTTGTTACATCGACGACTGTGGG GTATGGTGACCGCTGTCCGAGAGGAGTGTTTGCTCGCTTATTTGCAATTTCTTGGACATTGAGTGGTTTGGTGCTTATTGCCATTTTAACTGGAAGAGTCGCCACAGTTCTCACGGAATTTGGTTATAAAGGGCCCTACATACAACTCTATGGTGCAGAG GTTGCAGCTATTGCGAACAATTCTGATTTTCGACTAGGTGTGCGGAAGAATGCACGGATGAACACAG TCCGTAACTACATGAGTTATGAGGAAATTAGCCGTGCTTTGGCAGACCAGGAAGTAAAAGGCGCTTTGGTGGACCTTTATGTGCTGTCCTCTCACAACCACTTGTTTAATGACCCTCGCTTCAGGATCGTTCGGATATACGATTTCAAGACCAGTTATGGGGTGGTCCTTGCAGGGAACTCTATGAAGCTGGAGCAGTGTTTTACCGAGCATATCAAGGCTTACTCAGGCAGTGTTTTCCAGAAAATTGAAGACAATATCAAGTTTCTCAGG gaaCCAGATCATAGCCCGGCCGAGCAAAATTCTACAGAGCTGTTCAATATCACCTCTCCACAGTTCATCATCGCCGTCTCGATCATCGGGTCACTGTTGATATTAGCTTGTGTGCTCGGAGTTGTCTACGAAAGGCGACGAAAGAAACCTGAAG ttttaattaaaagcaAGGACCTTAAGAACGAGATGTCGCAAGTTTTACACAGCTTTATTGCCAGATTAAAGGAAAAGGTAGAAGTGATTTCAAAGCGGCACAGGGCAGAGAGATTTCACCTAAAGCACACAGAAAGAGAGCGAGACCAGCAAGCAGCGAGTACAGTACAGAAGTGTTACGAAGTACTGAGCTTGCGTGACATCCAACAAGAATGGTCCCCACGCGACGGAACTGTCAGAAGTGTTACACCATCGTTGCCTAGCACAAACTTGTACAATCTAAGGCCGAGGCTATTTAGTGAGGCGAGATATGATTCGTCTCCCAATGTTGTAACAAGTCGGAAACTTCCGTTAAGGAGAAAATCCGGGTTTAACCTTCCTGTCCCACTAGAGCCAGAAGTTCGCATTATGGATCAAACAAACCTTTAG